Within the Desulfurella sp. genome, the region AGCATCGCATATAGTACCAAATTGACTACGTTTTTGGTTATAAGCATTATATGGTGTGGGTTTTTCTAATTTAAAAATTTTTCTCGTTAGATATCTATAAACTTTTTTGTGTAATTCCTTTATATGAAATCCAAGAAAGCTATTCCTAATATGAGTTAAATTAGTTTTATTCTCTATTGTTATTAACTTTTTAATTTGTATAAAAGCTGACTTTCGAGGTCTAAAAGCGAATAAAGCAGCGTTTTCTTCTTTATTTTCAACATCTAAAGAATCCCAAAAATCTAATAGCACTTTTAAAGAATTTTCTAAAGGTTTATTGTCATCGTCTAAAAGCCATATAAACTCGCAATCTTCACATTTGTATGCTTCTTCTAATCCTCTTTTGTACCCGCCTGCTGAGCCAGTATTTTCATCTAAATAGATAACTTTGAGTTTATCTTTTAAGCTTTTTTCATATTCTTTAAGTTGATTTCTGCTATTTTCGGAAGAAGCATTGTCTACTACTATGATTTTGTGGACCCCTTCATTAAAAGATGCGTCTATAACTTGTTTCAACAAGTGAAAT harbors:
- a CDS encoding glycosyltransferase encodes the protein MKYKVCVVTVTYGDRFHLLKQVIDASFNEGVHKIIVVDNASSENSRNQLKEYEKSLKDKLKVIYLDENTGSAGGYKRGLEEAYKCEDCEFIWLLDDDNKPLENSLKVLLDFWDSLDVENKEENAALFAFRPRKSAFIQIKKLITIENKTNLTHIRNSFLGFHIKELHKKVYRYLTRKIFKLEKPTPYNAYNQKRSQFGTICDATYGGLLFHKSILKKIGYPNERFYVYVDDSEWSYRITKTGGKIYIVLDSEIEDLHLSSYENWDSKEPGSFLAKGDPFVVYYSVRNDVVYKLDNFVDNKIIYFINLFLYLTIITLINLPDMKNAKIILKAIRDGYKRRLGKVDFLNNRLDKSKRVEVLDGKIK